AATCGTTTTAAGAAATATTTTATTATCGTCTTCCACAAATGGAACTGCGTAAGTATAGCCATCGACAAAAACCACAAAAATATTCTGATGTGAATACTTTGGTTCCTTTCCTCGGGTAACTCCTAATAATCTACCATGTTGAATAGCAACAACAATTTCC
The Gammaproteobacteria bacterium DNA segment above includes these coding regions:
- a CDS encoding toxin, coding for MKIFEWNEDKNKLLIAERGIGFEEIVVAIQHGRLLGVTRGKEPKYSHQNIFVVFVDGYTYAVPFVEDDNKIFLKTIYPSRVLHKHYHGDLIK